The following are encoded together in the uncultured Draconibacterium sp. genome:
- the trpB gene encoding tryptophan synthase subunit beta — translation MSDYFKQYPNSEGFFNEYGGSFIPPDLQEEMNKITDAYHSISKSHNFISELRSIRKHFQGRPTPVYFCQNLSAKYGGRIYLKREDLNHSGAHKLNHCMGEALLAKHLGKKRLIAETGAGQHGVALATAAAYFGLECEIHMGEVDIAKEHPNVVRMQILGAEVVPVTHGLKTLKEAVDSAFQSYLKDPINTIYCIGSVVGPHPFPMMVRDFQRVVGIEAQDQFFEMTGENPDHVVACVGGGSNAMGIFSGFMDNEDVTLHGVEPGGISNKVGDHASTITFGTPGMIHGFKCYMLQDEKGEPAPVYSVASGLDYPGVGPEHSMLKDLGKVTYGVANDAETIDAFYELSRLEGIIPALESAHAVAYGLKLAQANPQKSILINLSGRGDKDIDFVVEKYGLPEDKK, via the coding sequence ATGTCAGATTATTTTAAGCAATACCCAAACAGCGAAGGTTTTTTTAACGAATACGGTGGTTCTTTTATTCCGCCCGATCTGCAGGAAGAAATGAACAAAATTACCGATGCTTATCATTCAATAAGTAAATCACATAATTTTATTTCAGAGTTACGAAGCATTCGTAAACACTTCCAGGGACGACCTACCCCGGTTTATTTCTGCCAGAATTTATCGGCAAAATACGGGGGGCGTATTTACCTGAAACGTGAAGACCTGAACCACTCGGGCGCCCACAAACTTAACCATTGTATGGGAGAAGCTTTGCTGGCAAAACACCTGGGTAAAAAACGTTTAATTGCCGAAACCGGAGCCGGACAACACGGTGTGGCACTGGCAACAGCAGCTGCCTATTTTGGCCTTGAATGCGAAATTCACATGGGCGAGGTTGACATTGCCAAAGAGCACCCCAATGTGGTTCGTATGCAAATACTGGGTGCCGAAGTGGTGCCCGTTACTCATGGTCTAAAAACATTAAAGGAAGCGGTTGACTCGGCTTTCCAAAGTTATTTGAAAGACCCGATAAATACAATTTATTGTATTGGTTCGGTGGTTGGACCACACCCGTTTCCGATGATGGTGCGCGATTTCCAGCGTGTAGTTGGAATTGAAGCACAAGATCAGTTTTTTGAAATGACAGGAGAAAATCCGGATCATGTAGTAGCCTGTGTGGGCGGCGGAAGTAATGCCATGGGTATTTTCTCGGGATTTATGGACAACGAAGATGTAACATTGCACGGAGTTGAACCGGGTGGTATTTCAAACAAAGTGGGCGACCACGCCAGTACCATTACTTTTGGAACACCGGGTATGATTCACGGTTTTAAATGTTACATGCTGCAAGACGAAAAAGGCGAACCGGCACCGGTTTATTCGGTGGCCAGTGGTTTGGATTATCCGGGAGTTGGACCGGAACACAGCATGCTAAAAGACCTTGGCAAGGTAACCTATGGCGTGGCAAACGATGCCGAAACAATTGATGCCTTTTATGAACTGAGCCGTTTGGAAGGAATTATTCCGGCGCTTGAAAGTGCACATGCTGTAGCTTACGGATTAAAACTGGCACAGGCAAATCCGCAAAAATCTATCTTAATTAACTTAAGCGGACGAGGCGACAAAGACATCGACTTTGTGGTTGAAAAATACGGTTTGCCCGAAGACAAGAAATAA
- a CDS encoding DEAD/DEAH box helicase: protein MKITEQENTIIQKLLSFEHQIISHRLGFIEVVNEDITDELLNSSIGLLDRFSRESDERKKRIVITISALLWTYKKESWEGLYDFLIVILSRSGFSPSAIMIDDNYDSVNKQFSGLSSLISSLTVTLQQIEHEIFIKDKNFLITGFQLKVWRKMSTKSLLGISAPTSAGKSFIILLKAIEKILEKDGNIIYIVPTLSLVSQVSSDFSIQLKSFGLNHYRISTTYSVQEREKNKIYVLTQEKAITAFSQSENPFHNVRMLVVDEIQNIEKVANENDQRAKTLFDLLIEFRYTCEPELTVISGPRVGGLKPLGIDIFDENDADEEMTKDSPVASFTYSISQKRNKYFFNQYSEILIQPNKIEIQNPDFIKGYGKSQYNDEFISYMASFVSKLGLESRNIIFSPTTKQARTTAVELSKTIKTENNDPHLQSLVTYLKETVHEDYDLSNTIVKGFAYHHGKVPTHVRSVLEKAIKDKMINNVICTTTLMQGVNLPAQNIIVRNPNLAIKSKDGIKPKLTDYEMANLRGRAGRLLKDFIGRTYVLEEIAFEKDNDQLELFPEAEKNLQAGYGKKYETHKKKIDQCLVSNIAPSDDNKEYSFLITYIRQIILKHKNNSAHRLNSVGIDIDSSLLKEIENSLSNLSIPEHLCYINRYWDPLDLNTLYKKRDEFSIPTSISDRNIATSLSRLILKIKNTFPIYFYRYTKLDNDRLIFSACISAEKWLKEKPLKEILSARYIDSPDKLENQISLIQNQIAYGIPMLLKPLYDMKVPDNMFLRFIEIGAFMPITRKMIELNIPRETAIYLTNNYFSDFSHNEHDLESIITKRLFKIKDNLSYWNKIQIETLI from the coding sequence ATGAAAATTACAGAACAAGAAAATACAATAATTCAGAAACTCCTTTCTTTTGAGCATCAGATAATCTCTCATCGTTTAGGCTTTATTGAAGTTGTAAATGAGGATATTACAGATGAATTACTCAATAGCTCGATTGGCCTTTTGGATAGATTCTCACGAGAGTCTGATGAAAGAAAGAAAAGAATTGTAATAACAATTTCCGCGTTATTATGGACTTATAAAAAAGAATCATGGGAAGGTTTATACGATTTCTTAATTGTTATTTTATCTCGGTCAGGTTTTTCTCCTTCAGCTATAATGATAGATGATAATTATGACTCTGTAAATAAGCAGTTTTCAGGATTAAGTAGTTTAATATCTTCGTTGACAGTTACTTTACAACAGATTGAGCATGAGATTTTTATTAAGGATAAAAATTTCTTGATAACAGGTTTTCAGCTGAAAGTATGGAGAAAAATGTCAACAAAAAGTTTATTAGGTATTTCAGCTCCAACATCAGCTGGCAAGTCCTTTATAATTCTTCTAAAAGCGATTGAAAAAATACTTGAGAAGGACGGAAATATCATTTATATTGTACCGACATTAAGTCTTGTATCTCAGGTTTCATCTGATTTTTCAATCCAACTTAAGAGCTTTGGATTAAATCACTACAGGATATCGACCACATATAGTGTTCAAGAAAGAGAAAAAAATAAAATTTATGTTTTAACACAAGAAAAAGCAATCACTGCATTTTCGCAAAGTGAAAATCCATTTCATAATGTAAGGATGCTTGTTGTTGATGAAATACAAAATATAGAGAAAGTTGCTAATGAAAATGACCAAAGGGCAAAAACTCTTTTTGATTTATTAATTGAATTTAGATATACCTGTGAACCAGAATTAACTGTTATTTCTGGTCCGAGAGTGGGAGGTCTAAAACCATTAGGTATAGATATCTTTGATGAAAACGATGCAGATGAGGAAATGACAAAGGACTCGCCAGTTGCAAGTTTCACTTATTCAATATCACAAAAAAGAAATAAGTATTTTTTTAATCAATATTCAGAAATACTTATCCAACCAAATAAAATTGAAATTCAAAATCCTGATTTTATAAAAGGTTATGGAAAGTCACAATATAATGATGAGTTCATTAGTTATATGGCTTCGTTTGTTTCAAAGTTAGGTTTAGAATCTCGAAATATCATTTTTTCACCTACAACAAAACAAGCTAGGACAACGGCTGTAGAACTTTCAAAAACTATAAAAACAGAAAATAATGACCCTCATTTACAATCTCTAGTAACCTATCTTAAGGAAACAGTTCACGAAGACTATGATTTGTCTAATACAATAGTAAAAGGATTTGCATATCATCACGGTAAAGTACCAACTCATGTTCGTTCAGTTCTGGAAAAAGCCATAAAGGATAAGATGATTAATAATGTAATTTGCACTACTACTTTGATGCAAGGTGTAAACCTCCCTGCCCAGAATATAATAGTACGGAATCCTAATTTAGCGATAAAAAGCAAGGATGGTATTAAACCAAAACTTACTGACTATGAAATGGCTAATTTAAGAGGTAGAGCTGGTCGGCTCCTAAAAGATTTCATTGGTCGTACTTATGTTTTAGAAGAAATTGCCTTTGAAAAAGATAATGACCAACTTGAGTTATTTCCTGAAGCTGAAAAAAATTTACAAGCTGGATATGGGAAAAAGTATGAAACACATAAGAAAAAAATAGACCAATGTTTGGTAAGTAATATTGCTCCCTCCGATGATAATAAAGAATATTCATTTCTAATAACATACATTCGTCAAATTATTCTAAAACATAAAAATAATTCAGCACACAGACTCAATTCTGTTGGTATTGATATTGATTCCTCATTATTAAAGGAAATTGAAAATTCGCTTTCCAATCTTTCTATCCCAGAGCACTTGTGTTATATTAATAGGTATTGGGACCCACTTGATTTGAATACTCTTTATAAAAAAAGAGACGAGTTTTCTATTCCAACTTCTATTTCAGACAGGAATATTGCAACTTCATTATCTAGGCTTATTTTAAAAATAAAGAATACATTCCCAATTTACTTTTATCGATATACAAAACTTGATAATGATAGATTAATTTTTTCAGCATGTATTTCAGCTGAAAAATGGTTAAAAGAAAAGCCTCTAAAAGAAATTTTGAGTGCAAGATATATTGACTCTCCAGATAAATTAGAGAACCAAATATCTTTAATACAAAATCAGATAGCATATGGAATACCAATGCTATTAAAACCTTTATATGATATGAAAGTTCCAGATAATATGTTCTTAAGATTCATCGAAATTGGGGCTTTTATGCCAATTACAAGGAAAATGATAGAATTAAATATTCCAAGAGAAACAGCCATTTATTTAACCAACAACTATTTCTCCGATTTTAGCCACAATGAACATGACTTAGAAAGCATAATTACTAAACGTTTGTTTAAAATTAAAGATAATTTAAGCTATTGGAATAAAATACAGATTGAAACCCTAATATAA
- a CDS encoding DUF1837 domain-containing protein: protein MTDKLLTHTQHLLNHIYWFKQELYVKPNRDHIGTAINFTDIGSRKDDFLKELVNTIASWVYSKNKSKQIIDKRLSETNNDYANASSFLATQAFRKFRPGNPQGQFGELLLFNFIQYFFESVPLLRKQRITTSIGHERFGADAIHFRQRNGSNFFVLGESKCYESKYKFKEAFKTSLTSIITTFNNLNKELDLYIYDDFIEPELESIAKSYKDGTLPNVTYEMVCLIAYNENKKISGDNEAEIKEAIRNVISERCNTIEDDCYSSIESHILKRINYIVFPIWELDSLLDEFQTLVGSK from the coding sequence ATGACAGATAAGTTACTTACTCATACACAACATCTACTAAATCACATATATTGGTTTAAACAAGAACTATATGTTAAGCCCAATAGAGACCATATTGGTACAGCGATAAACTTTACTGATATTGGTTCAAGAAAAGATGATTTTCTAAAAGAGCTTGTAAATACGATTGCAAGTTGGGTTTATAGTAAAAACAAATCCAAACAGATAATTGACAAACGTCTATCGGAAACTAATAATGATTATGCGAATGCATCTTCCTTTTTAGCAACTCAGGCATTTCGAAAATTTAGACCGGGAAATCCCCAAGGTCAGTTTGGTGAATTGCTATTATTTAATTTCATTCAATATTTTTTTGAAAGTGTTCCACTACTTAGAAAACAAAGGATTACTACATCAATTGGTCATGAGCGTTTTGGTGCAGATGCAATACATTTTCGACAAAGAAACGGTTCAAACTTTTTTGTTCTTGGGGAATCAAAATGCTATGAAAGCAAATATAAATTTAAAGAAGCATTTAAAACTTCATTAACTAGTATAATTACCACTTTCAATAATTTGAACAAAGAATTAGACTTATATATATACGATGATTTTATTGAACCTGAATTAGAAAGTATTGCGAAAAGCTATAAGGATGGAACTCTACCAAATGTGACATATGAAATGGTTTGTTTGATTGCATATAATGAGAATAAAAAGATAAGTGGTGATAATGAAGCGGAAATAAAAGAAGCAATTAGAAATGTAATTTCTGAGAGATGTAATACCATTGAAGATGACTGTTACTCATCAATTGAAAGTCATATTTTAAAGCGTATAAATTATATAGTTTTCCCAATTTGGGAATTAGATAGTTTACTTGATGAATTTCAAACTTTAGTTGGGAGCAAATGA
- a CDS encoding P-loop NTPase fold protein → MENKKVFFSIPDNPTSNDKLGFRKFTNQISQKLISISENNTPFTMGIYGEWGAGKTSFLKMIEEDLNSSNVQTVWFNAWKYNKEKDLWASLVQTMIVQSKLNASFFERIFLKINLWIKGVSLSKGFNELIKQLIIIIVRIALLLGIFYLVFKNKSELLSYSELFKNAKFENFEFWSNSLLILLALFIAQPLKLIQFLSKNVNIDFSKLKQQKTFQEHVALIDNFNTEFYELLKIIRKKKPITIFIDDLDRCLPDKAIEVFEAIKLFLDIPGCIFIIALDRNIVEKIVISKHIALLESEKLDSHFDYKENYLDKIIQLSFQIPPLSKEEIKIYISHIINGEIQEKTSLIELFADNLPANPRRIKRIIQLFYFLKHFSEIENNKINELILAKFIIIQNQFRELYDYCSINEKFISYLENFATTIKTSNENEVNHLKDDNIEYFEKAEFFIKENENINLLFNKYGGETFRDIDTSSYIFLLRTFEEIEENKMTDDVKISSNYLNRFNYFSFRRNNVNREIEPIFSNTLLNSINQGLKNSKRILITGGPGTGKTTLGKWILYNSAIRYDNNIKDNRINLPNSLIPIIIQAREINNTNDFEALVRAQFKDVFVNLNLRENISFPYLEKGKSLILVDGLDEMLYETNSSFIAQVMDFINKYPENRYILTSRDFINLEFSNSLSTFEIININETYQQVDIERFVSNYIPDKKLSSQLMNIIDSSSYLKELALNPLLLTTLVEVYTHYGKLPEKSTSLIRSFINLLMEEWDNQRNISRNQVLLASDEKYELLSEIAFHCSISSRMDFDISFLTKSLSNNISKSNSSAFIKFLVNSGLIIEINKGVFSFVHKIFSEYLTADYLMKLNSFSSEITNKFHDSSWSNIWSLTFELTIDLPSYIKYLSEYPSGIEFLRKMVKSNNTNFSDNIIKLINNLDS, encoded by the coding sequence ATGGAAAACAAAAAAGTGTTTTTTTCTATACCTGATAATCCAACTTCCAACGACAAATTGGGTTTTAGGAAATTTACAAACCAAATCTCTCAAAAACTTATATCTATTTCAGAAAATAACACACCATTTACAATGGGAATTTATGGAGAATGGGGTGCTGGAAAAACCAGTTTTCTAAAAATGATTGAGGAAGATTTGAATTCTAGTAATGTTCAAACAGTATGGTTTAACGCATGGAAGTATAATAAAGAGAAAGATTTATGGGCTTCACTAGTTCAGACGATGATTGTGCAAAGCAAGCTGAATGCCTCATTTTTTGAAAGGATATTCCTTAAAATAAATTTATGGATAAAGGGAGTTAGCTTATCAAAAGGATTTAATGAGCTGATTAAACAGCTAATCATAATCATTGTGAGAATTGCATTACTACTTGGAATTTTTTATTTGGTTTTTAAAAACAAAAGCGAGTTGCTTAGCTATTCTGAATTATTCAAAAATGCCAAATTTGAGAACTTTGAATTCTGGTCAAATTCTCTTTTAATTTTATTGGCACTATTTATTGCTCAACCATTAAAACTGATACAGTTCCTTAGTAAGAATGTTAATATTGATTTTTCTAAACTTAAGCAACAAAAAACTTTTCAAGAACACGTAGCCTTAATTGATAATTTTAATACTGAATTTTATGAATTATTAAAAATAATTAGGAAAAAGAAGCCAATTACTATTTTTATTGATGACTTAGACAGATGTTTGCCAGATAAGGCAATAGAAGTCTTTGAAGCAATAAAACTCTTCTTAGATATACCTGGTTGCATTTTCATAATTGCATTAGATAGAAATATTGTAGAGAAGATTGTTATTTCAAAACATATTGCACTTCTTGAATCAGAAAAATTGGATTCTCACTTCGATTATAAGGAAAACTATTTGGATAAAATAATTCAGTTATCTTTTCAAATCCCGCCACTTTCGAAAGAGGAAATTAAAATTTATATCTCCCATATTATTAATGGTGAAATTCAAGAGAAAACTTCGCTAATAGAATTATTTGCAGATAATTTACCGGCAAATCCAAGACGGATTAAAAGAATTATTCAACTTTTCTATTTTCTTAAACATTTTTCAGAGATAGAAAACAATAAAATTAATGAACTTATTCTAGCTAAATTTATCATTATTCAGAATCAATTTAGAGAATTATATGATTACTGTTCTATAAATGAAAAATTCATTTCTTATCTAGAAAACTTTGCTACAACCATTAAAACTTCTAATGAAAATGAAGTTAACCATTTAAAAGATGATAATATCGAATATTTCGAAAAGGCTGAATTTTTTATAAAAGAGAATGAAAATATCAATTTATTGTTCAATAAATATGGAGGAGAAACATTCAGAGACATTGATACCTCGTCTTATATTTTCTTGTTGAGGACATTTGAGGAAATCGAAGAAAATAAAATGACAGATGACGTTAAAATATCCTCTAACTATTTAAATAGGTTTAATTATTTTTCATTTAGGAGAAATAATGTAAACAGAGAAATTGAACCAATATTTAGTAATACTTTATTAAATAGCATAAATCAAGGTTTAAAGAACAGTAAACGAATTCTCATAACTGGAGGACCAGGTACAGGAAAAACCACTTTGGGAAAGTGGATATTATATAATTCAGCAATTAGATACGATAATAATATTAAAGATAACAGGATAAATCTTCCAAATTCTTTAATCCCAATAATTATACAAGCGAGGGAAATAAATAACACGAATGATTTTGAAGCTCTAGTTAGAGCTCAATTTAAAGATGTTTTTGTGAATCTTAATTTAAGAGAAAATATATCATTTCCTTATTTAGAAAAAGGTAAATCTTTAATTTTAGTGGATGGACTTGATGAAATGTTATATGAAACAAATTCTAGTTTCATTGCACAGGTAATGGATTTTATTAATAAGTATCCCGAAAACAGATACATATTAACTTCAAGAGACTTTATTAATCTAGAATTTTCTAATTCACTTTCAACGTTTGAAATAATCAATATTAATGAGACTTATCAACAAGTGGATATTGAGCGATTCGTATCTAATTATATTCCTGATAAAAAATTATCTAGTCAATTAATGAATATAATTGACTCATCTTCTTATTTAAAAGAGTTAGCATTAAATCCTTTACTCTTGACTACTCTTGTCGAAGTTTATACTCACTATGGTAAATTACCTGAAAAAAGTACCTCTTTAATTCGTTCCTTTATCAATCTACTTATGGAGGAATGGGATAACCAAAGAAACATTAGTCGAAATCAAGTATTGCTCGCTTCTGATGAGAAATATGAATTGTTATCAGAAATTGCTTTTCATTGTAGTATTAGTTCTCGAATGGATTTTGACATTAGCTTTTTAACAAAATCTCTGTCAAATAATATTAGTAAGTCAAATTCCTCAGCCTTTATTAAGTTTCTAGTAAACTCAGGCCTTATTATCGAAATAAACAAAGGTGTTTTTAGTTTTGTACATAAAATATTTTCCGAATATTTAACTGCTGATTATTTAATGAAACTAAATAGTTTTTCTTCGGAAATAACAAATAAATTTCATGATTCCAGTTGGTCAAATATTTGGAGTTTAACTTTTGAACTAACAATTGACCTACCCTCTTACATTAAATATTTAAGCGAGTACCCATCTGGAATTGAATTTTTGAGAAAAATGGTCAAATCAAATAATACCAATTTTAGCGACAACATAATTAAGTTGATTAATAATTTAGATTCCTAA
- a CDS encoding DUF1835 domain-containing protein codes for MRKQYHILNGDSLKEQFPEIIQGEIIVARECLVDGNVNGNSLPDLFKVRAEFISNNYDGYKEQDYFEKTVPEFQKIQNIPDNVDINLWFEDDLFCQVNFWFVINLLIKSNHNNQLFLIRPESHSQYGFGGLLKSELISIFESRLKLTELHDLSLLWVCYQTNDTEKLIETSKRLKNLYPFIDIAVEAHIERTPKNGNMGRPSQSLVKIIEELNTAEFGPIFKEFCKREQIYGFGDLQVKRLLDEINNNR; via the coding sequence ATGAGAAAACAATACCACATACTAAATGGTGATTCATTAAAAGAGCAATTTCCTGAAATTATTCAGGGGGAAATTATAGTAGCCAGAGAATGCTTAGTAGACGGAAATGTGAATGGCAATAGCTTGCCTGATTTGTTTAAAGTAAGAGCCGAATTTATCAGTAACAACTATGACGGATATAAAGAACAAGACTATTTCGAAAAGACAGTTCCTGAATTCCAGAAAATCCAAAATATTCCTGACAATGTAGACATTAATCTATGGTTTGAGGATGACTTGTTTTGTCAAGTAAACTTTTGGTTTGTAATAAACCTTTTAATTAAATCAAATCATAATAATCAACTATTTCTAATTAGACCCGAATCACATAGCCAATATGGCTTTGGTGGGTTATTGAAATCAGAACTAATTTCAATTTTTGAAAGCAGATTAAAGTTAACAGAGCTCCACGACCTGTCATTACTTTGGGTTTGTTATCAAACCAATGATACTGAAAAATTGATTGAAACCTCAAAACGATTAAAAAATTTATACCCATTCATAGATATTGCTGTTGAAGCTCACATCGAACGAACACCTAAAAATGGAAATATGGGAAGACCAAGTCAATCATTAGTTAAGATAATAGAAGAACTAAATACTGCTGAATTTGGACCAATATTTAAAGAGTTTTGTAAAAGAGAGCAAATATATGGATTTGGGGATTTACAAGTGAAAAGATTACTTGATGAAATAAATAACAACCGCTAA
- a CDS encoding DUF1330 domain-containing protein, translating to MDYYFVAQIRINDNHEYQKYIDKAGVIFKKYNGEYLAVDNEPIILEGKFDYTRCVLIKFKSKSDFEKWYKSDDYQEILKHRLKGADCDTILVKGLDK from the coding sequence ATGGACTATTATTTTGTTGCACAGATTAGAATAAATGATAACCATGAGTATCAAAAATATATTGATAAAGCAGGAGTGATTTTTAAAAAATATAATGGAGAATATTTGGCAGTTGACAATGAGCCAATTATTCTTGAGGGAAAATTTGATTACACAAGGTGTGTTTTAATAAAATTTAAAAGTAAATCCGATTTCGAGAAATGGTATAAATCAGATGACTATCAGGAGATTTTAAAACATAGATTAAAAGGTGCTGATTGCGATACAATACTGGTAAAAGGACTGGATAAATAA
- a CDS encoding GNAT family N-acetyltransferase: MIEFKPITDFNPGKIQELTKNCYRGLLEYFPNEKNRLYNKWENEDKLAFQNIDTIGRHILFSCVENKTIGFFSWDDRQFPNCIIGQNCILPDFQGHGYGTRQIEKIIDILKIENFKFLFAETGDHKFFKPAHKMYEKNGFKIKEKRKGDLFELIEYFMELNG, from the coding sequence ATGATTGAATTTAAACCAATAACTGATTTTAATCCTGGAAAGATTCAGGAATTGACTAAAAATTGTTACCGTGGTCTGTTAGAGTATTTTCCAAATGAGAAAAATAGACTTTACAATAAATGGGAAAATGAAGATAAACTCGCTTTTCAAAATATTGATACAATTGGCAGGCATATCTTATTTTCATGCGTAGAGAATAAGACAATCGGATTTTTTAGTTGGGATGATAGACAATTTCCAAATTGTATTATTGGACAAAATTGTATTTTACCTGACTTTCAAGGTCATGGATACGGAACTCGACAAATTGAAAAGATTATTGATATTTTAAAAATTGAAAACTTTAAATTCCTATTTGCAGAGACAGGAGACCATAAGTTTTTCAAACCTGCTCATAAGATGTATGAGAAAAATGGGTTTAAGATTAAAGAAAAACGAAAAGGAGACTTATTTGAATTAATTGAATATTTCATGGAATTAAATGGATAA
- a CDS encoding AMP-binding protein, translating to MQKENSYSFTSFISNSVKNYANNNALGFLDEGYITYAEMGQQISAVQAFLSNLGISQGDKVIIFSQNSPNWGVVYFALQCSGIVAVPVLPDFGPTELENVIKHSESKAIFISDSLKYKLDECDASTLDTIVSIEKFELVRSSKTEVTFDKNATSNISYVPEENELSVLIYTSGTTGNSKGVMLSQKNIISNVIQSGAVQTITEDFQFLSVLPLSHTYENTIGFLLAMYHGACVTYLRKPPTASVLLPALKKIRPTIMLTVPLIIEKVYRNSILPTIKKKAFTRALHAFKPTRKLVHRLAGKKLYETFGGRLQFFGIGGAKLDAEVERFLRDAKFPYAIGYGLTETSPLLAGSNPTYTKYQAIGPKVINCEVIIHEPNPVSGEGEIWAKGPNVMLGYYKNEEETNKVLTKDGWFKTGDLGVYDKQGWLTHKGRLKNMIVGANGENIYPEEIESLINNFRYVVESLVIEKKGKLVAMVHFNREELEQKIKEMRSEFGGKMDEISHKVDESIEELKVELQQYINSRVNKFSKIQDFVAHPTPFIKTATQKIKRYLYH from the coding sequence ATGCAAAAAGAGAATTCATACAGTTTTACCTCCTTTATTTCAAACTCAGTTAAAAATTACGCCAATAATAATGCATTGGGCTTTCTTGACGAAGGTTACATTACATATGCCGAAATGGGGCAGCAAATATCGGCAGTACAGGCATTTCTTTCGAACCTTGGCATTTCGCAGGGCGATAAAGTAATTATTTTCAGCCAAAACTCGCCCAACTGGGGAGTGGTGTATTTTGCCCTACAATGTTCAGGAATTGTTGCCGTTCCGGTACTTCCCGATTTTGGTCCTACAGAACTCGAAAACGTGATCAAACATTCGGAGTCGAAAGCGATTTTTATTTCCGACAGTTTAAAATACAAACTGGATGAATGCGATGCATCAACACTCGACACAATTGTAAGTATTGAAAAATTTGAGCTAGTTCGCTCGTCAAAAACAGAAGTAACGTTTGATAAAAATGCGACAAGTAATATTTCGTATGTACCCGAAGAAAACGAATTGTCGGTGTTAATTTACACTTCGGGAACAACGGGTAACTCAAAAGGAGTTATGCTCTCGCAAAAAAACATAATCAGCAATGTAATTCAATCGGGTGCCGTTCAAACCATTACCGAAGACTTTCAATTTCTGTCGGTTTTGCCTTTGTCGCATACTTACGAAAACACCATTGGTTTTTTGCTGGCCATGTACCACGGAGCTTGTGTTACCTATTTGCGTAAACCACCAACGGCAAGTGTATTGTTGCCGGCACTAAAAAAAATTCGCCCGACTATAATGCTTACCGTTCCACTTATTATTGAAAAAGTGTATCGCAACAGTATTTTGCCCACCATTAAAAAGAAAGCTTTTACACGTGCTTTGCATGCTTTTAAACCAACACGCAAACTGGTGCATCGTTTGGCAGGGAAAAAACTATACGAGACCTTTGGAGGACGACTTCAGTTTTTTGGTATTGGCGGTGCAAAACTCGATGCAGAAGTGGAACGTTTTTTACGCGATGCGAAATTTCCGTATGCCATTGGTTACGGATTAACTGAAACTTCGCCTTTGCTGGCCGGCTCGAATCCGACGTATACAAAATACCAGGCCATTGGCCCCAAGGTGATCAACTGCGAAGTAATTATTCACGAACCAAATCCGGTAAGCGGCGAGGGCGAAATATGGGCAAAAGGTCCCAATGTAATGTTGGGCTACTACAAAAACGAAGAAGAAACCAACAAGGTACTTACCAAAGACGGCTGGTTTAAAACCGGCGATTTGGGTGTGTATGATAAACAAGGTTGGTTGACTCACAAAGGCCGTCTTAAAAACATGATTGTAGGTGCAAATGGCGAAAATATTTATCCCGAAGAAATTGAGTCGCTGATCAATAATTTCAGATACGTTGTAGAATCGCTGGTAATTGAGAAGAAAGGGAAACTAGTTGCCATGGTTCATTTTAACCGCGAAGAACTGGAGCAGAAAATAAAAGAAATGCGTAGCGAATTTGGCGGAAAAATGGACGAGATCTCGCACAAAGTGGACGAAAGTATAGAAGAGCTAAAAGTGGAATTACAACAATACATCAACTCGCGTGTAAATAAATTCTCCAAAATACAGGACTTCGTGGCGCATCCCACTCCATTTATTAAAACGGCTACACAAAAAATCAAACGGTATTTGTATCATTAA